Proteins from a genomic interval of Acidobacteriota bacterium:
- a CDS encoding NUDIX domain-containing protein translates to MLWRMLGGVSSKIWRRLPKRVRRWGVLLTEARFTVTTGAVITDEQGRVLLLQHRFRPGSGWGIPGGFLQPGEQPAAGLRRELREEVGVEIEQAEVAFIHTLERIQQVEIIFRCRVQGDAAPRAVEIQQAAWFALAELPAGLSADQRGLIARALQRASVEVVCARSFPSNKVILATKQHSTEASR, encoded by the coding sequence ATGCTCTGGCGAATGCTTGGCGGAGTCTCCAGCAAGATTTGGCGGCGCTTGCCCAAACGTGTACGGCGCTGGGGCGTGCTGTTGACCGAAGCGCGCTTCACCGTCACGACCGGCGCGGTGATCACCGATGAGCAAGGCCGCGTCTTGTTGTTACAACATCGCTTTCGTCCTGGCAGCGGCTGGGGCATTCCGGGCGGCTTCCTGCAACCGGGCGAACAGCCAGCGGCCGGGTTGCGGCGCGAGTTGCGCGAAGAAGTCGGAGTTGAGATTGAGCAGGCAGAAGTTGCCTTCATTCACACGCTCGAAAGGATTCAGCAGGTCGAGATCATTTTTCGCTGCCGCGTGCAAGGTGACGCTGCGCCGCGCGCAGTGGAAATCCAACAAGCCGCCTGGTTCGCGCTGGCTGAATTGCCAGCGGGCTTGAGCGCCGACCAGCGCGGTTTGATCGCGCGGGCATTGCAACGGGCGAGCGTTGAAGTAGTTTGCGCCCGTTCATTTCCATCCAACAAGGTAATACTGGCAACCAAGCAACACTCAACAGAGGCAAGCCGATGA